One genomic segment of Odocoileus virginianus isolate 20LAN1187 ecotype Illinois chromosome 17, Ovbor_1.2, whole genome shotgun sequence includes these proteins:
- the APOH gene encoding beta-2-glycoprotein 1, with protein sequence MIPPVLILLSGFLCHVAIAGRTCPKPDEVPFSMVVPLKQSYEPGEQIVFSCQPGYVSRGGIRRFTCPLTGLWPINTLKCMPRVCPFAGILENGTVRYTTFEYPNTISFSCHTGFYLKGASSATCTEEGKWSPGIPVCAPITCPPPPIPKFAKLSVYKPLAGNNSFYGSKAVFECLPHHAMFGSDTVTCTEHGNWTQLPECREVRCPFPSRPDNGFVNYPANPVLYYKDTATFGCHETYSLDGPEEVECSKFGNWSAQPSCKASCKLSVKKATVIYEGERVAIQNKFKNGMLHGQKISFFCKNKEKKCSYTEDAQCIDGTIEIPKCFKEHSSFAFWKTDASDVKPC encoded by the exons ATGATTCCCCCAGTGCTCATCTTGTTGTCGGGTTTTCTCTGCCATGTTGCGATTGCAGGACGAA CCTGCCCCAAGCCAGATGAGGTACCATTTTCCATGGTGGTTCCACTGAAACAGTCCTATGAGCCTGGGGAGCAGATAGTGTTCTCCTGCCAGCCGGGCTATGTGTCCCGGGGAGGGATCCGGCGGTTTACGTGCCCGCTCACAGGACTCTGGCCCATCAACACGCTGAAATGCATGC CCAGAGTATGTCCTTTTGCTGGGATCTTAGAAAACGGAACAGTACGCTATACAACGTTTGAATATCCCAACACTATCAGCTTTTCCTGCCACACCGG GTTTTATCTGAAAGGAGCTAGTTCTGCAACATGCACTGAGGAAGGAAAGTGGAGCCCAGGCATTCCTGTCTGTGCCC ctataaCCTGTCCTCCACCACCCATACCCAAGTTTGCAAAACTCAGCGTTTACAAGCCGTTGGCTGGGAACAACTCCTTCTATGGCAGCAAGGCAGTCTTTGAGTGCTTGCCACACCACGCGATGTTTGGAAGTGACACCGTTACCTGCACAGAACATGGGAACTGGACGCAATTGCCAGAATGCAGGG AAGTAAGATGCCCATTCCCATCAAGACCAGACAATGGGTTTGTGAACTACCCTGCAAATCCAGTGCTCTACTACAAAGACACCGCCACGTTTGGCTGCCATGAGACGTATTCCTTGGATGGACCAGAAGAAGTAGAATGCAGCAAATTCGGAAACTGGTCTGCACAGCCAAGCTGTAAAG CGTCTTGTAAGTTATCTGTTAAAAAAGCTACTGTGATATACGAAGGAGAGAGAGTAGCTATCCAGAACAAATTTAAGAATGGaatgctgcatggccaaaaaatttctttcttctgcaaGAATAAGGAAAAGAAGTGCAGCTACACGGAAGACGCCCAGTGCATAGACGGCACCATCGAAATCCCCAAGTGCTTCAAGG AGCACAGTTCTTTTGCTTTCTGGAAAACGGATGCATCTGACGTAAAACCATGCTAA